A genome region from Dreissena polymorpha isolate Duluth1 chromosome 16, UMN_Dpol_1.0, whole genome shotgun sequence includes the following:
- the LOC127861609 gene encoding uncharacterized protein LOC127861609 isoform X2 — MLIPLTFDCNMTLLNKAYARKRIKGNEEMLLCRYSHVYATNGLRLPLANCSTGFSSPCYVPIPDGTRLEVTYVKNSTEVNMFATDSNNVYYKITEENVHKLEAKNTKSTMSLQELVVSSQLPRAVQFQQIEESDIATSDMGCRNKIVKYLRGLVKVKRVEEYELIVAWRHKGISHKYSIDVMLIPNEMAKNLVVKPYCFKTTESSKAFIAKHFDNCSWDNCVGKQLYEYQRTDSEVSIIGVLNVTVSSSNVNKYTGMLSREEQAKNRDLAQRNKDDNRNAKDQVRRQEIPKMSDERAEGCAKYTCNSSDEGIGVRFDLAETSLNDYEEIGEYVVLKNDKEMVIHKQEREHEANAIIDEDESNLYDEISI; from the exons ATGTTGATTCCGCTAACGTTCGATTGCAATATGACACTTTTAAACAAAGCATATGCGCGAAAGCGTATCAAAGGCAATGAGGAG atGCTGCTCTGTAGATATAGCCACGTTTATGCTACGAATGGACTGCGTTTACCTTTGGCAAATTGCTCGACAGGTTTTTCTTCTCCATGTTACGTTCCTATTCCAGATGGAACACGACTTGAGGTCACTTATGTCAAAAACAGCACAGAGGTCAATATGTTTGCAACCGACTCCAACAACGTTTATTACAAAATAACTGAAGAGAATGTTCATAAATTGGAGGCAAAAAACACTAAATCTACGATGTCCTTGCAAGAGCTAGTTGTGTCTTCCCAGTTACCAAGAGCAGTTCAATTTCAACAAATTGAAGAATCAGATATAGCGACAAGCGACATGGGTTGTCGTAACAAAATTGTCAAATACTTGCGTGGCTTAGTCAAAGTAAAAAGAGTGGAGGAATATGAATTAATTGTAGCATGGCGCCATAAAGGTATCTCCCATAAATATTCGATCGATGTCATGCTGATTCCGAACGAAATGGCTAAGAATCTTGTTGTGAAACCATACTGTTTTAAAACCACTGAAAGTAGTAAAGCATTTATTGCTAAACACTTTGATAATTGCAGTTGGGACAATTGTGTTGGTAAACAACTGTATGAATACCAAAGGACGGACTCAGAGGTGTCCATAATTGGCGTACTGAATGTTACTGTTTCAAGCAGCAATGTAAACAAATATACCGGCATGTTATCAAGGGAAGAGCAAGCTAAAAATCGCGACCTAGCACAGAGAAATAAAGATGATAACCGAAATGCTAAAGACCAAGTTAGACGTCAAGAGATCCCTAAAATGAGCGATGAAAGAGCGGAAGGATGCGCAAAATACACATGCAATAGTTCAGATGAGGGTATTGGGGTACGCTTTGATTTAGCGGAAACAAGTCTGAACGATTACGAAGAAATCGGTGAATATGTGGTTCTAAAAAATGATAAAGAAATGGTTATTCATAAACAAGAAAGAGAACATGAAGCTAATGCCATCATAgatgaagatgaatcgaatctcTATGACGAGATTTCTATTTAG
- the LOC127861605 gene encoding uncharacterized protein LOC127861605, protein MFSRLFKHKENRILDRILHDKHVRSPFIASFLTGNGMAARQVYIEEKVCKTIRFVRIEVVPDPCITDPLLLIERKQYEGVQFCIPIQFHGLLKRCRKAISSIEEIPEVGVCSVVLRENALLLNDGDHAAVYVPSKTILAVVSLEKDHENKLVKAVFQDITGNKYIAKDVTPLVAYILVPVKRMTLEQYINGDNLRHSTVVTLDDIDEHDVASNDPMEFKKLKTILAGQVRVKAVEAFDFVVAFTDNERGHAVLLIPKEKLKDISAKLTTFPSDIGKADFICNHFQGCSYDAVITSKLYTIDPKNNTICHFSVTTPSQLDNVYEPDPTWVSNHSPKTSFNPRKQRFDSTPIATTKHIDPRKSKSESDEITEDDVYELVESDHFNELKIADHTQQSKDNSKMMRHTVSQDSFRHGHDNSKINDELVKSHLGLSYNPQMQMRRRVSYDDEDKCGDESLYLSPLSRRDIEVFTRLPKSKESNTHNSYDHKNSEHSNDDGMEDCLYMPMDGTCSLQNSKDNDDVEESEYVAQIQYLQGQAGNYEETDDDKSLKNVKAHTGDCDAPGGELSMERAHTPTGDYVDTDDVEALKLAQGSTRDYVAPDDVKALKNVQDLVGDYENPDYIEELRQTSNQMNSSACSRKQYRHDRSNYVNSDYSTVATEEKNDDVFEKGAVYISDDHLYDAPKYSRHSAEVLNNECESDCQIYDAPPSLRSLSEDLIKSDFESECQVYDASKSTKSVAENFINFRMESDCQTHDTPMSSRSMTDVNDAPKSSRFVTEGLIKNDTESESEKYDAPKSTRYVTENLIKIKSESDSQIYVAPKASRSISELYDAPKSSRSVNETEELLNIDPESDSQIYDAPKSTRSVTENCVDIKSESYGDIHDARQSSTSISELYDAPKSSRYVTETKAFINSNTESNDQVIDARKSLGSVTELYYASNASMSVTEDFIQSECESDCVLYDAPKSPRSVNKHLLNSKSQADSLIYDVPKSALLITAESTARESSCDTANEFVSKAGYYNEIAEYVNLGSFHREGGVRLS, encoded by the exons ATGTTTTCAAGATTGTTTAAGCACAAAGAAAACCGAATACTGGACCGAATTTTGCACGACAAACACGTGCGGTCGCCGTTCATCGCATCGTTCTTAACCGGCAATGGTATGGCAGCAAGACAAGTGTATATTGAGGAAAAAGTCTGCAAGACAATACGTTTCGTGCGAATAGAAGTGGTGCCGGATCCTTGTATTACCG ACCCATTATTGCTGATTGAACGCAAGCAATATGAAGGTGTGCAGTTCTGTATTCCTATTCAATTCCACGGACTACTGAAGAGATGTCGCAAAGCTATTTCATCTATTGAAGAG ATACCCGAAGTAGGAGTATGCTCGGTAGTTCTTAGAGAAAACGCCTTGCTACTTAACGATGGGGATCATGCAGCCGTATACGTCCCTTCCAAAACTATTCTTGCAGTGGTCTCACTGGAAAAGGACCACGAAAACAAATTAGTTAAAGCCGTATTTCAGGACATTACAGGCAACAAATACATCGCGAAAGACGTCACTCCGTTGGTAGCCTATATTCTTGTCCCGGTAAAACGCATGACCTTAGAACAGTACATCAATGGTGACAATCTTAGACACTCGACGGTGGTGACACTTGATGACATAGATGAACATGATGTGGCATCAAATGATCCTATGGAATTCAAAAAGTTGAAAACAATTCTTGCGGGTCAGGTTCGAGTAAAAGCAGTTGAGGCGTTTGATTTCGTCGTCGCCTTTACGGATAACGAAAGGGGTCATGCAGTCTTGTTGATACCGAAAGAAAAATTAAAAGACATTAGTGCGAAACTAACCACTTTTCCATCAGATATTGGCAAGGCGGATTTCATTTGCAACCATTTCCAAGGTTGCTCCTATGATGCAGTTATTACTTCGAAACTTTACACTATTGATCCTAAAAATAACACGATATGCCATTTTTCTGTAACAACTCCTTCTCAATTAGATAATGTGTATGAGCCAGATCCCACATGGGTCTCAAACCATTCACCTAAAACCAGTTTTAACCCGCGTAAACAACGCTTTGACAGTACGCCCATCGCAACAACGAAGCACATCGATCCTCGAAAGTCAAAAAGTGAAAGTGATGAAATAACAGAGGATGATGTGTACGAACTGGTTGAAAGTGATCATTTCAACGAATTAAAAATTGCAGACCATACGCAACAAAGTAAAGATAACTCGAAAATGATGAGGCACACTGTGTCACAAGACTCGTTCCGTCACGGTCATGACAATAGCAAGATCAATGATGAACTGGTAAAATCACATTTAGGTTTAAGCTATAACCCACAAATGCAAATGAGAAGACGCGTTTCATATGACGATGAGGATAAATGCGGTGATGAATCACTATATTTATCACCATTAAGTAGACGAGACATTGAAGTATTTACGAGGCTTCCAAAAAGCAAAGAATCTAATACTCATAACAGTTATGATCATAAAAATAGTGAACATTCAAATGATGACGGGATGGAAGATTGTCTGTACATGCCAATGGACGGAACATGTAGTCTCCAGAATAGTAAAGATAATGATGACGTTGAAGAATCAGAGTATGTAGCGCAAATACAATATCTTCAAGGGCAAGCTGGTAATTATGAAGAAACTGACGAcgataaatcattaaaaaatgtaaaggCGCATACAGGTGATTGTGACGCACCTGGTGGTGAACTATCAATGGAGCGTGCTCATACTCCAACTGGTGATTATGTAGACACTGATGATGTGGAAGCGTTGAAACTTGCCCAAGGGTCAACTCGTGATTATGTAGCACCTGACGATGTAAAGGCTTTGAAAAATGTTCAAGATCTAGTTGGTGATTATGAAAACCCGGATTACATAGAAGAGCTTAGGCAAACTAGCAACCAAATGAACAGCAGCGCTTGTAGTCGGAAACAATATCGTCATGATCGTAGTAACTATGTTAATTCTGATTACAGTACTGTGGCTACGGAAGAAAAGAACGACGACGTGTTTGAAAAGGGGGCGGTATATATCTCCGATGATCATCTATATGACGCTCCAAAGTATTCAAGGCATTCTGCAGAAGTATTAAACAATGAATGTGAATCTGATTGCCAAATATACGACGCTCCACCTTCTTTAAGATCTTTGTCAGAAGACTTAATAAAGAGTGACTTTGAATCCGAGTGTCAAGTATACGACGCTTCAAAGTCTACGAAGTCTGTGGCTGAAAACTTCATAAACTTTAGAATGGAATCTGACTGTCAAACACACGACACACCAATGTCGTCTAGGTCTATGACTGATGTAAACGACGCTCCAAAGTCTTCGAGATTTGTGACTGAAGGGTTAATAAAAAATGACACTGAATCTGAAAGTGAAAAATACGACGCTCCAAAGTCTACACGGTATGTGACTGAaaacttaataaaaattaaaagtgAATCTGACAGTCAAATATACGTAGCGCCAAAGGCTTCAAGGTCTATCTCTGAGTTATACGACGCTCCAAAGTCTTCAAGATCTGTGAATGAGACAGAAGAGCTCCTAAACATAGATCCTGAATCTGACAGTCAAATATATGACGCTCCAAAGTCTACAAGGTCTGTGACTGAGAACTGTGTAGACATTAAAAGTGAATCTTACGGCGACATACACGACGCGCGACAGTCTTCAACGTCTATTTCTGAATTATACGACGCTCCAAAGTCATCCCGGTATGTGACTGAGACTAAAGCGTTCATTAACAGTAACACTGAATCTAACGACCAAGTAATCGACGCTCGAAAATCATTGGGGTCTGTCACTGAATTATACTACGCTTCAAATGCTTCAATGTCAGTGACAGAAGACTTCATACAGAGTGAATGTGAATCTGACTGTGTATTATACGATGCACCAAAGTCACCAAGGTCTGTAAATAAACACTTATTAAACAGTAAGAGTCAGGCGGACAGTCTAATATACGACGTTCCAAAATCAGCTCTGCTTATTACTGCAGAGTCTACTGCCAGAGAAAGTAGCTGTGATACTGCAAATGAATTTGTTTCTAAAGCTGGATATTATAATGAAATTGCCGAGTACGTTAATTTAGGTTCATTTCACAGAGAAGGTGGAGTAAGATTGTCTTAA
- the LOC127861609 gene encoding uncharacterized protein LOC127861609 isoform X3, producing the protein MLLCRYSHVYATNGLRLPLANCSTGFSSPCYVPIPDGTRLEVTYVKNSTEVNMFATDSNNVYYKITEENVHKLEAKNTKSTMSLQELVVSSQLPRAVQFQQIEESDIATSDMGCRNKIVKYLRGLVKVKRVEEYELIVAWRHKGISHKYSIDVMLIPNEMAKNLVVKPYCFKTTESSKAFIAKHFDNCSWDNCVGKQLYEYQRTDSEVSIIGVLNVTVSSSNVNKYTGMLSREEQAKNRDLAQRNKDDNRNAKDQVRRQEIPKMSDERAEGCAKYTCNSSDEGIGVRFDLAETSLNDYEEIGEYVVLKNDKEMVIHKQEREHEANAIIDEDESNLYDEISI; encoded by the coding sequence atGCTGCTCTGTAGATATAGCCACGTTTATGCTACGAATGGACTGCGTTTACCTTTGGCAAATTGCTCGACAGGTTTTTCTTCTCCATGTTACGTTCCTATTCCAGATGGAACACGACTTGAGGTCACTTATGTCAAAAACAGCACAGAGGTCAATATGTTTGCAACCGACTCCAACAACGTTTATTACAAAATAACTGAAGAGAATGTTCATAAATTGGAGGCAAAAAACACTAAATCTACGATGTCCTTGCAAGAGCTAGTTGTGTCTTCCCAGTTACCAAGAGCAGTTCAATTTCAACAAATTGAAGAATCAGATATAGCGACAAGCGACATGGGTTGTCGTAACAAAATTGTCAAATACTTGCGTGGCTTAGTCAAAGTAAAAAGAGTGGAGGAATATGAATTAATTGTAGCATGGCGCCATAAAGGTATCTCCCATAAATATTCGATCGATGTCATGCTGATTCCGAACGAAATGGCTAAGAATCTTGTTGTGAAACCATACTGTTTTAAAACCACTGAAAGTAGTAAAGCATTTATTGCTAAACACTTTGATAATTGCAGTTGGGACAATTGTGTTGGTAAACAACTGTATGAATACCAAAGGACGGACTCAGAGGTGTCCATAATTGGCGTACTGAATGTTACTGTTTCAAGCAGCAATGTAAACAAATATACCGGCATGTTATCAAGGGAAGAGCAAGCTAAAAATCGCGACCTAGCACAGAGAAATAAAGATGATAACCGAAATGCTAAAGACCAAGTTAGACGTCAAGAGATCCCTAAAATGAGCGATGAAAGAGCGGAAGGATGCGCAAAATACACATGCAATAGTTCAGATGAGGGTATTGGGGTACGCTTTGATTTAGCGGAAACAAGTCTGAACGATTACGAAGAAATCGGTGAATATGTGGTTCTAAAAAATGATAAAGAAATGGTTATTCATAAACAAGAAAGAGAACATGAAGCTAATGCCATCATAgatgaagatgaatcgaatctcTATGACGAGATTTCTATTTAG